Proteins found in one Ptychodera flava strain L36383 chromosome 3, AS_Pfla_20210202, whole genome shotgun sequence genomic segment:
- the LOC139129202 gene encoding limbic system-associated membrane protein-like, with the protein MVCPTFILSFIRNSRIDSKEKDTVVLSCHVDSNPYPSEFQWFYDDVLLSSQSKYTINDVTRDDAGNYTCTVTTVFYDDTSATDQGIVHLGVQYLSTVNITILPSRINEGDDVDIHCKASGGKPGPHKIELIFKDESLATNDSQELHHKITDISPGSSGSYQCRAFTNFYDGSEEYSVTQKELVVYYAARLIPGDDREFKAEIGEVVDINCTAHGMPVPSIKWFDANDREISDEGDNFEIRNHQPIGNVITSILSITLADSTYYGSLAKTEITESGEGGVTALSDNAEKTQYADLESTMDGLYMKLQKQSEERIGSGAKDYSDNPENGVYANVENMPGKF; encoded by the exons ATGGTTTGTCCAACATTCATCTTGTCATTTATTCGTAACTCGAGGATCGACAGCAAAGAAAAAGACACAGTCGTTTTAAGCTGCCATGTTGACTCCAATCCATATCCGTCGGAATTTCAATGGTTCTACGATGATGTATTGCTTTCAAGCCAATCCAAATATACTATTAATGACGTCACTCGAGACGACGCTGGCAACTATACGTGTACAGTGACTACAGTCTTCTACGACGACACTAGTGCTACCGACCAGGGTATCGTGCATCTTGGAGTCCAAT ATTTATCAACAGTGAATATTACAATACTTCCATCCAGAATAAACGAAGGAGATGACGTCGATATCCACTGCAAAGCCTCAGGTGGAAAACCCGGACCTCATAAAATAGAGCTGATCTTCAAAGATGAATCTCTTGCAACGAACGACAGTCAAGAATTGCACCATAAAATCACTGATATCAGCCCTGGTAGTTCGGGATCGTATCAGTGTCGAGCGTTCACGAACTTTTACGATGGCAGTGAAGAATATTCAGTAACTCAAAAGGAGTTGGTTGTTTATT ATGCGGCACGTCTGATTCCTGGTGACGATAGGGAATTTAAGGCTGAGATCGGTGAGGTTGTTGACATTAACTGCACTGCTCATGGAATGCCTGTGCCCTCAATTAAGTGGTTCGATGCCAATGACAGAGAAATCAGCGACGAGGGTGATAATTTCGAGATCAGAAACCATCAACCAATAGGCAACGTAATTACTAGTATTCTCAGTATTACACTTGCCGACAGTACCTACTATG GTTCTCTTGCAAAAACAGAAATTACCGAATCCGGAGAAGGCGGCGTGACAGCTTTGAGTGACAACGCGGAGAAGACCCAATACGCAGATTTAGAATCGACAATGGACGGATTATACATGAAACTACAAAAACAGTCTGAGGAAAGAATTGGTTCGGGAGCAAAGGACTACAGTGACAACCCTGAAAATGGAGTGTATGCCAACGTGGAAAACATGCCTGGGAAATTCTAA
- the LOC139129840 gene encoding B-cell receptor CD22-like: MLVKENEEVTFICQVDKGVPPGELAWVMNGDVISVEKNESSHTWKYNFTRNDQASEITCKLKYVTLSQPESSCDEVIRIMVQYGPTVDIKNGSHGVVVEDRRYEALCDVDANPDAAVYWQHPSGDTTTGGRLLLENVTRDKGGEYKCFANTTFWDNSTASSEESHFLDVQYEPSVIIRNGLEGVAVEGRMYEALCDVDANPAAVVYWQHPSGDTTADETLLLDSVSRQQRGEYKCFANNTFWDNSTASSKESHFLDVQFPPAVAVIPEVPRKLGESVQLRCHAIEANPPDVDYTWYLANGDIFSNATVEITNITRDLHGDQSCTANNTYHDGTYGTGSNVTVLDVQYPPAINNSKVESKEKDTVVLTCNVDSNPYPSEFQWTNDDVLLSNESTYTINDVTRDAAGNYTCTVTTVFYDNTNATDQGVVDLRVQYLSSVNITILPSSINEGDDVDIHCKASDGNPDSHKIELIFKDETLARNDSQELHHEITDISPGNSGSYSCRAFTNFYDGTVNYSVTKEELVVYYSARLAPSDEKEFKVEIGDVVDINCTAHGMPVPSIKWFDCNDREISKEDDNFEIRNHQPIGNVVTSILSVTLADSTYYGEYVCEATNADDVIGDRQSTTIIELITDNGSDPLIAVITVSVLVLIILIVIIVAIVVCKKRRSKEQNGQSLG, encoded by the exons ATGTTAGTAAAGGAAAATGAAGAGGTAACGTTCATTTGTCAGGTTGATAAAGGTGTTCCTCCAGGTGAACTAGCGTGGGTTATGAATGGTGACGTCATTTCGGTTGAAAAGAATGAGTCATCACACACGTGGAAATACAACTTCACACGAAATGACCAAGCTTCAGAGATTACTTGTAAATTGAAATATGTTACGCTATCTCAGCCAGAATCATCTTGTGATGAAGTTATTAGGATAATGGTTCAAT ATGGGCCCACTGTCGATATCAAGAATGGCTCACACGGTGTAGTTGTCGAAGATAGAAGATATGAAGCTTTATGTGATGTTGATGCCAACCCTGACGCCGCAGTTTACTGGCAGCATCCATCAGGTGACACAACTACCGGTGGAAGGCTACTGCTAGAAAACGTGACCAGAGACAAAGGTGGAGAGTATAAGTGCTTTGCAAACACTACATTTTGGGACAACTCGACAGCGTCATCAGAAGAAAGCCATTTCCTTGATGTACAGT ATGAACCATCGGTCATCATCAGGAATGGTTTGGAGGGAGTAGCAGTCGAAGGAAGAATGTATGAAGCATTATGTGACGTTGATGCTAACCCAGCAGCCGTTGTTTACTGGCAACACCCTTCGGGTGACACGACTGCAGACGAAACGCTACTGCTGGATAGCGTGTCCCGACAACAACGAGGGGAGTACAAGTGTTTTGCAAACAATACGTTCTGGGATAACTCGACAGCGTCATCGAAGGAAAGCCATTTCCTCGATGTACAGT TCCCACCTGCCGTGGCAGTGATACCCGAAGTCCCAAGAAAACTCGGCGAAAGCGTTCAACTTAGATGCCATGCAATTGAGGCAAACCCGCCTGATGTCGACTACACGTGGTACCTCGCCAACGGTGATATTTTTAGCAACGCGACTGTTGAAATAACCAACATAACACGGGATTTACATGGTGACCAGTCCTGTACGGCAAATAATACCTACCACGACGGAACGTACGGCACGGGCAGTAATGTCACAGTTCTTGACGTGCAGT ATCCCCCTGCAATAAATAACTCAAAGGTAGAAAGCAAAGAAAAAGACACAGTCGTTTTAACTTGCAATGTTGACTCCAATCCATATCCGTCGGAATTCCAATGGACTAACGATGATGTATTGCTTTCAAACGAATCTACATATACTATCAATGACGTCACTCGAGACGCCGCTGGCAACTATACATGCACAGTGACTACAGTCTTCTACGACAACACTAATGCTACTGATCAGGGTGTTGTGGATCTGAGAGTCCAAT ATTTATCCAGCGTGAATATCACAATACTTCCATCCTCAATAAACGAAGGAGATGACGTCGATATCCACTGCAAAGCTTCAGACGGAAATCCTGACTCGCATAAAATAGAGCTGATCTTCAAAGATGAAACTCTTGCAAGGAACGACAGTCAAGAATTGCACCATGAAATTACTGATATCAGCCCTGGAAATTCTGGATCGTATTCGTGTCGAGCATTTACTAACTTTTACGACGGCACTGTCAACTATTCAGTCACCAAGGAGGAGCTGgttgtatatt ATTCAGCACGCCTGGCTCCGAGCGATGAAAAAGAATTTAAAGTTGAGATCGGTGATGTTGTTGACATTAACTGCACCGCTCACGGAATGCCTGTGCCCTCAATAAAGTGGTTCGATTGCAATGACAGAGAAATCAGCAAAGAAGATGATAATTTCGAGATCAGAAACCATCAACCAATAGGCAACGTGGTTACAAGTATTCTCAGCGTTACGCTTGCCGACAGTACCTACTATGGTGAATATGTATGTGAAGCTACCAACGCAGATGACGTCATCGGTGATCGCCAATCAACAACGATCATTGAACTTATTACAG ACAATGGATCAGACCCGCTGATCGCTGTCATTACCGTTTCAGTCCTTGTTTTGATTATACTGATCGTGATCATTGTCGCCATCGTAGTGTGTAAAAAACGCCGATCAAAGGAACAGAATGGACAAAGTTTGGGTTA A